From Anastrepha obliqua isolate idAnaObli1 chromosome 3, idAnaObli1_1.0, whole genome shotgun sequence:
atatataaaatattgtaaattaataGCTATTAAGAAACTGATGATGAAGAATCTCAAATATACCATATGTAACTACTTATACAGGAATAATTACTCAAGTGTGCTGTTAAAATTgcgcaaaatttgaaattcaaagaTGTTAGTGCtattttagagaaatttaaaatcaatataagaaactatattttttttagttttttttttttaaattcaagaaAGCGCTGGAAAAAAAAACTAGAATTCATATACACAAATTcaaatatgatatttatttttaaaagattttataattttttcaaaatctattaTAGCCTGAGAATTCATAAGTACAGTGGCTCAACTGCCCCACTTCAGTTACTGCCGTAAGGAAaaccaaaatttcatttcaaataaataatactgTAGTAGGCACAAatacatttcaaaagcactCCCTGAGGTCACTTTAGTGTTAATTGTCGTAATTGTGTGTTTAAGCAGTAGTTACAGCAGAAGTTTATAAGATTTCCAGCAGTTACAAGATTTCCAAAATTGTTCTCTTTAAATTTTCAGCAAATGAATATATTTGTACGTcatgtaataaaaaatggtaATGTGGGAGATTGTTCCTACCCTATAATGTCAGAAATTTCAGTCGCgaaatttcacaaacttttaAGAGGGCCTCTGGCGAACATTTTCGGAGCATAAAAATTTGCAGAGGCTTATGAGGTAAATGgcaataaactaataaaaagcTGCAGGCTGCTGAATCCGCTTAAAAGAGTTTATAAGAAATTGCGGCTAGAATTTGCCAAAAAGTACAAAAGTTTTCCAAATGTTGATTGGATAATATTTAATGGTGTGATGATGCTTTGCGGCAGTATTTGAAGTGTTTATTAATATGTTGCTTGTGACTGTAACtgcttgtgattttttttttgttgcttattcACTCTACTCGGGagtatagggcctcgacaagactcagtcttgcgttggtttcgttaatctattttgctttctgccaGGGTAGGTGATAAGCCTGCCGCTACGATGTGATAGCTGCTCTATAAGTCGTCATCCGTTGCAAAGAGCTCAGGGAAAGCCCTAATAACGGGGAATGGAGCACGTTGAAAATTTACTTCAAACTGAACACTGACAATCAAATTTAAGTACTCGACTGTTTGCCCTAATAACGTGGCTACAAACCTATAGACCTTGTAGGGTTTACTGCACAATAGTGAGAGTGCGATAGtgaatatttatgttatttgcgAAAATAATGATTGATTCTTTTTGGCAGTATAAAAACttcaaagtatttaaattttcgtgtgaaattttatttcaatttaagctAAAATCACAGGTATAGATATCTTCTGTatgcaactacatacatacatttatggaTCTTTATGAAGAATTGTGTGGAGTATAGCTATTGACGGAATCAGTCGGCGACGAGGTATCGGAAACAATATTTACCAAGCCGCTTTACAGTGATCACGAGCCCAAAGACGGTAAAACTTCATCCGAGtagctgaaatattttttcaaagacggAAATATTTTAGTATCCAATAGTCAAACGCAAGTGAAACTCagtgaaagttaaaaaacatgAAGCGATTCAGCTTACTTCCCGCCATTTTCTAATAGACGCGGCCACTTTCTAGAGTTAAGGCCACCAAGAGAAAATTCAGATCCATTGATAGAAAGGTTTGAGCTCCTTCccacgaaatatttaaaatatttaaatttttttcctgttatttatgtttttaatttctatttcccCTTTTCCAAGCTAATTGATGgaatatacatattatgtacatgAATTATGTCCCAATGATTTCGCCTGGTCAAGAAAAAGTTTTGAGGATGTATgtcttagaaatttaaaaaataaagtgatggaacaaaattttaactttattttttattcattcgtCCGTTGAGTCACTGTATATCTTGCATGCATTATTTTGGATCACTTGAGTGTTCCTTTTTGCAATCCTTTCTTCTACAATTTGCTGCTTTTTTCGTTGGTTTACTCATCGCTGATATTTGCGTCAATCCGAAAAGGAtacttataattaatttttttttttttttcaaagacaaaGGCAATCCTCTTTTAACATATAATATGCATTTGAGTATATGATCGTACGGAGCCTTTTGAATAACATAATATTTGCTTtagttaatttataaaaaaatgctatttaaaTCGCGCATGCAAATGAAACGTAGTGAGATAGGcttaagtataatatttagaatttttacagCAATTTAGGacgaacaattaaaataaacaaaaaaggatAACGAATGGCCTATTTAGGATGTAGTGGATATAGTAATGGGTGTATGAGTGTATTTTAATTACTTGTATGTAGAATTCGCGCATCAatttatatacttgtatactttacacatgcatatacatatacatatttagtataactaaataaaatacaaatagctGATAAATGTAATTGTAAATGTATAAATGTGCTAATTCgagattacatacatacatatgtacatactatatgtaGTTATATGACATACAAAGTCACGTgggtattatattataaatatttatcgtAGAATTTGGCGCCGAAGGCATCATACGCAGGTTAAACgtgtaaaaagttaaattaaaaagtattggAATTTGGCTTCGAATtatatttgatggaaaatttagAGCCTCATATGAATAGAtgcattatatttaataatgtaTAGAGtatttaaatgtattaaaaaatgtgcaaaagcaTTGCGAGTATTACACTatttaaacacaaaaacacaaatttaaacaaaacttaataattGAAAAGGAATTAACAAGAACAGTGGATTAACATGGAATGCGTTgcgcaaatatgtatgtaggtggatATGTGCAAATATACACCCACACAATGCGTCGCAATGAATGCTTAAAAGAAGACAACCATAaaaccataaaataaaatattgcgcAAATTAATGAAAGTCTGGGcagcaattttttattcaattacaaGAAGAGtatattgattttgttgttttgacaCGGAATGCTTTCGATTTTTCagcacaatattttgaatagttGTTCTCAGTTTACAATCAGATACAATCGAAATCGAGACTACTCGCAAATAACAAAAGTTTGGTAAATGCCGCtcataaaagttaaaaagaacaaaatttccAAAGGATTGTTGTGGCTtgctaatagtggaaaatatgaatatatatggGCTTTATTCGCGCCCAAGTCAATACGCTAAGTcctgtgtatatacatatatatataattgccgcTTACATCTTTTGTTGGGtgcttagccgagctcctcctcctatttgtggtgtacatcTTATGTTTTTTCcagtttttcatgaggagctttttgatggtagaaatgcactcagaggtttaccattgcctggcgaggagcgaccactattagaaaacactttttctttcattttgtgtttcatgcCTGGGGTTTTGGGGACTACCTAATGGGAGTCCATATTCGGCGTTGATGGCCGCTAAGCCATAATTTGGAGAATATTGGACACTGATTTAGATTTGAGCTCAAATTAAGATGTGTGCCAATACATGTCTAAAATCTTCAACGTTTACTTTTAAGAGTGCATCTAAGGCAGAACCATTGCATTCTCAAAAGAGTTTTTCGCTGTACtttaaattatagttttttcccccaattacaaaaaaagctgATTTGCAACTTGAAACCTGAGAGCTATCAATTTCTCAATGGTTCGAGATAAATTTAAAGATATAATTAATTTGTTGCGCCCATTTCTTTCTGAAATAAGGTACATTTTTATTCATTCCTCATAGAAATTTCATACAACTAAGTTTCGTAGCCGTTTTGGTAAACCggtggaaatagaaaaaaataatatcaaataagAGCAGAATAGAAAATTCACATCacacttataaattttttttattcgaaatttaaAGCGACATACAATATTACAAAGGGAttcgttaatttttaataaatataaataaaataactgtattagCAGAAGTGCATGTATATAACGACAgcagcaaataaaaaagtaaaaaaaaaattaaaaaacttctcaagaaaacCATTTGTCGTTATTATCATTATAGAAAATTATATGGTTTTggttaaaaaagaaattcatgtttttgtttatttattccttaaagttaaatttaattgacAACACAAATATGTTCAGTttgtcaaattgttttttttttatgtaaatatctcttaaataaaaaatccatgaCAAAAATAggaaacatataaaataaaaagttatttacatacacataataACTTTAACTGGAAGATAatttaaataacacaaaaacaaaaaattatgaactGGGTTAATAACGTTAttaaaaataacgaaataaaatgcTTTGCACAAATCAAGCCGAGGTGCTGGTGAAACGAGCAActtcacatacatacgtatgtatgagcTTAAAATGGTATCTCTGTATAAATTGGGCCCATTGTCACTTGCacaaccaatattttttttttcatttttgtgtaaatagcagaaataaaaagtagaCGAATTTACAAGAAAACTGGCATGAAAATGCATATTTGtgagaaaaacattttgaaacttAGTTTCGTTTTGTGTGTAAGCATAGGCGCTCTATATAAAAATCTGTATACTAAATAAAAGATAATAAGCTTAGAAACTATATTATATAGTATAGTATTGAATGCAGTGGATAGTACAGGCAGCAACACaagtgttataattattaaatatttaattagtaAGCGATATGacttaataacaataacaaaataaatgaaatagtaTGTTTTAAGCACAGaaaaaaagtgtacaaaaattgtcataaaatcaaaacgtttgcattttattttggatttgTATTGGAAACCGAAAACAACGAGAATTTGTACAAAGTTGAGCGAGCTGTCGTATATTATCGCAACGAACACGTAAGTAAAATTtcttgcaaaaatataaaatataagaagTAATGTAACATTAaacatataattgaaaaaaaaaaaaaaaaaaaaaaggaaaatcatttTGAACTAAGCCCAGCTTTCGCtgttatgtatgtactatataacaAAAACGACAATTTCCATAATTATAATTACAACTTTTTTAAGGTTTGCGTCTTTTAACATCGTAATTCAATCGactttaaaatcatttaaaaattctCGCCACGCACTGAAGTCTACTTCTGAGTGTGCTACACTTTGTTCAGCGACTTTTTGCTGCAGCgcgtttaaatattttaaatcattGCGATATTTAATTCGCAAATCTTGATCGATACAGATGTCCATGAGCGGCAAATCAATAACCGGTTTCGCAACACGTACTGTCTTTCGTAGCTTTTTCTCCAGTTGTAGAATATCTTTCTCCATCCGTGCTAGATTCAAGAGATCACCACAAGCAATGGGCGTGTGATGCAACGAGTGTGTAGTAATCTTTAAGCTGCtaatatttcgtttatttagaatTATTTGCATAAACTCTTTTGAGGCATGCCATTCGCAATATGCTTTTAGAGCTTCTAGCAGTAGCGATAAATGTTGTTCGCAGGAGATTTCATCGACAATATCTCCGCCATCTCCTACTTCCGCATGCAATTCAGCTTGCTTCTTATGTTTCAGCCAACGTTTCTTTCGCATGTAGTTAAATACTTTTTCAGGTGAAAAGTTTTCGGAATACAAAAAGCCGAACATTTGCAGAAATTGATCAATAAATGTGTACCGAACATATGGTATGCGGAGAACATCGATAGCATTTATATAGTTGTTAATAGACGAGTTCAAGTTGCGATCTACAAAACAAATGAATTCAAGGGTGATACGTGGCAGGTGTAATGATATTCATAAACATTACCTTTGAACTTTCTGAAGAAATCGAGTATAATTTGTTTAGTATTAGGACCGAGTTGCGGAAATTTTACACCCAGAACAGTGTGTTCTATGTCAGCTGTATTGCTTATAACCATCAAAAGTGCTATGTATCGCTATAGattaaaatgaataaacttTAGATGATTTATCAAATTGCAGGCTAAGTAATCGCACCTCAAGCACTTTCAAGTAGTTAATGTTTAGGCCCTTATTAACAGCCATAGCAAACAATTGGAAAAGCTGCCGACCCAAAGCACTCAAATGAGCTTCTTCTGACATTCCAAGTACGAATACAGCCAGCGGACGGCTGTCATTATAGAATAaccaacttttatttttgcgataATGATGCAACATCCACATTACGAAATCACTTTCAAGTATTTGCAAAATAAGGCGTAGTACTATGAATAACCGTTCCAAACGCTCATCAGACTTGAGAGCTGTGAAAGTATTTAAACGATTATCGCGTTCTTCCCATTTGTGATGGTCTAATGTTTCACTATTAGGGGTATCCGTAACAATCGATCCCCCatctattttttttccaatagttgGTGTTTTGGGTTCAGGTAACATCGAAAGCTCATCGGGGGTGCACTGGGTGAGTAAAATTTCTGTTAAATCAAGTATTATGTCAAAAACCTTCTTTGATTTAGACAAACGATTGCCGCCTTTTGagttgttgcaaattttttcggCGTCCAGTGGTCGCTGAAAGAAGCCAATATAGGCAGTGTGTGTAGCACGCCAACAAGGTGGGAAAGTCCGCACCATATAGCTAAATAACTGTATGGATTGACGGTATGTGGGGATAAAGGCTACATCTCCAGTTTTCGGGTTAAGACTCTAAAAAAAAGTTAGCTACTttaaataatttgcagaatatACAAAGAGGTACTATAGAACTTaccaaaattaattcaattaagtTAGTAAATGTATCCTCTCCGGGAAATTCGTACCGCTGACACATGTCCAAAGCaagatttatgaatgaaaggtAACGCTGCTGTTTAAGAGTACACCGTAGCTGCATTAAACGAGCTTCACTTGGTTTGTCCATCTCTTTAAATCGTTGCTGGAAATGCTGTTTTCGGCAGTATACCAAATCGTCCGCGCAGCGTGGCGGAAACTCCATACACAAGCGTTGCATTGAATTTAGATACAAATTTGAGAAAAGCGTTGTGAGTTTATCAATGGATGCCGATCTGTGTACAtttctgttttctttgtttGGCGATTCAGTAGCACTCGATTCTTTAGGAACACCAGCTTCTTGTTGTTCAAAACCTTCCTGACCCATTTTTTTAGTGTCTAAATTTTCTTCAGTAACAGACGCAACCGTCTGTGGTTCAATGCACATTTTTCGTTCAATATGTACAGTCTGTTTGTCATCCTGCATAGGCTCCGTAGTTGTTTCaacttttgacaaaattttaccATTATCCAAAACTTTGTCATCAATGGAAtcgaatttagattttttttccgCCGATTCGTCTTTAACCTcgtcattttctttattttcatctAAAGCCTTACGCCTTCTAATAGAGGGTCCAGCCTCATCATCCTCTACTGTGCCTGACATTTCTCGACGACTTCTTGGGCGTTTGTTTGCCACTGGTTTTGTATGACAGCTCTTCTCTGATTTGGATTGTTTAAATGTTTCTATTTTAACACTTGCGTTTGAAGGACGAAGTGTTGGATAAACTTTATTCGGATTAACATTATGTGGAGacaattttactttaattttcacATCTTTTGCAGAAGTAGATATTCTTTCGCTTTTGCGCGGCATTATAAACAAGCCAAACAATAAAGGCATTGCCAGCTCATGCGaaataaaaaagctttaaaCATTTGCCTAATGTGGTAAATACATATACGAACATGTTCGCCAATGAAACGTTTACTGTTTCGACTGATTGTTATGCCCAGAGAACGTTAACGTTCTCTGTTATGCCCGTTGCATAGTCACTTTAAAGATGAAAGAAAGGATTATTGGTTGCTCTCAAGGTACATCAACAAGTTAGTAACAATAGAGCTGCAGATTCGACTCCTTATATTATTTAAACTGTTCACTATATTACCAGATTTTGCTACATTTTACTTTGTGTTGACTAGAGCACCATACTAAGAGAGCAGACGCCAAGATATTTAAAGAGGTAGCAGTAGAAGAGGAATGCATTTGTTTATGTTTGTGGTACTTagaatatatcaaaatttataaacaaagatTTACAGTTTagagtaatttaaataaaatgtatcaaTTAACAGatcaaagaaatagaaaaaagaacTAAATTACAACCATGCTGCGTATTCAGCTTGCCGATCACTGGTATCGAGAATTCGATTAACAAGAgaatacagagaacgttaaatattaTACATTACCGTTCTCTGGAGAATACATGCTACTGACATTCCAAAGCAGCGGTATCCAAACTTTAAAATGGAAGTCAGCGTACTACTACATATATTGAAAATGCGCATGagtacattttaaaaattcaaaattattgattccatttttttttagtaaaaagaaaagcttaatatatgaaaaaataataagtaattaaGTAATAAATGCAGCTGACCTACTCAAAAACCAAGTTTCAgtgaattttattgttatgggTGGTACGTACTATACAAAGTTTCtagggatttttttgttttacatatgaacgcaaaaaacacaaaaaatttgtgtCCCTGTCTGTTGTagacaattttaataaaaccccAAAATGTTGGTTGGCTATGCAATTTCCGCGATGATTTCTTATTTACTTCAATTATAATTAACACCGAGTTTTTaaggtttattaatttttgcagtcaaaagccaaaaaacaacCAAATTTATGcggaatttattttgtttttgcttttgaccTCTAGAATGTCAAAATCTTTAAACAAAGGTTGACTGTTCAGAATAACTTAAACAAAGTTTGACAATTCaaagatcaaataaaaaaaactaaagaaaaaaaatgcgatGGTGCTGTTTGCACTagagcaaatgcaaaaaaaaaaaaaataagcgaaaCGGGCAAACTGGTTTGTGTATTTTGAATTGTTTTGCGCGAAGTGTTGTGTGTTCGTACTTCAACGCAAATCCTATACAGTAAATACAAGGaaaactcttcttcttctttctcatTTTTCTGTCAAGCTCTAGGGGTCAGTTtagaatttttaacttttattctttaaatgaagttatgaaataaaaataatttaatttcatttttttatagttataaACTAAACTAATaagtaattttgtatttaagcgCATACAGACCAATTGTTTCGACAACCATTTTTACCTCTAGGTTTCTATGCAAATCTCATTTGCGTACGTACCAGGGCGCATTTACAATGGttctaataacttttttctggaatcGTTGTatgatatcaaattttgttttggcagTACAACCCCATAGCTGAATGCCGTATGTTCAAACAGGCTTAAGAACTTGATTATAAAGGgaggttaagtttcaagggccggtattgattttgaataaaatacaattttttttttaattattatcaatttctttattatgataatattggtatgactcaattacgtatgtaacaaaatatcggccaaatggcgccgcggcctcggcggcacacctctatCCGATTGGCACAATTTTtggatgacgctgaggcataattgaggttctatgccgttaatgttccaaattatctcatcctttagctcttgaattgttgctggcttatcgacgtcggccatcaaatttttcgcgcaaaagagccattgtttcgttagctgtgtgacaagtggcaccgtcctgttgaaaccacatatcgtccacatccatatcttccaattcgggtcataaaaagttcgttatcaccttacgatagcgaacactagtaactgcctgactggcctcattttggaaaaaatacggcccaatgatgccgccggcccataaaccgcaccaaacagtcattctttgtgggtgcattgtttttcggcaatcactcttggattatcattcgcccaaatgcggcaattctgcttattgacgaatccactgaggtgaaaatgtgcctcatcactgaagatgattttctttgatatgcattttgatttgaacgcctgttttcataataagcctgaataactttaacgcgttgctcgattgtgtagctttccatggttcaacttgagttagtctgaaattgaaaaatgtcgaatgaAATACCCCTTTAGATAAGAATTTCGTTTTTATTGACAGGTTTAAGTTTCTGCAAATTAGCcaataaagtttttgaaatttcagatATTATATCAAATTCCACCTGAGTTACCATCCAGGGTCGATCCTAGGTATTTGGCGCTACTGGCGTGTGATATACATAATTGCTGagtgtatttttaaaatatgtttaaaaaattaatttccttgaaaaatactagtttaaagttttttgaactccgaaataaattaatataatcaAAAAAGCATTTCTTAACGGataatttgttttgtgttattgtCAGAAGGTAAGGAAAtctatttattgcatttaatttaattgaaagcgAGACGTAAGAGTATGGACGGgctttctataaatatttattaaaatctcTTTAAATGGTAATAAAATACCAGAACAGCTAAATTCCGATtggtaagttttttttatgtaagtttTTTCGATGCACAGTATTTCCCGGATATAAGCATGCTTATGAGCGCGAAAAtgaaaattccacgcatatatCCAAAATTTCGATTAAATGGCCATTATGGCGAGACCGAAGTAGTAGCGTTCATTATTATCAATCTCaagtattaatttatttgtatttatgagTCAGTGGCGTAGATAGCTTTTTGTGATGGAGGGGGCGGGGGGGGATATAATTtgacaatatcttttttttacattcaatatatttttatcggttttctttttccataatcATGGGAATCACTTACCATACtctatataaacaaacaaaaaattacggatacattttttcacttGGATGCCctcaatatgcaaaaaaattcttgcaTCAATTAAAGAAGACAATCaagttttcgggattttttcgaTAACTCATCTATGACTTCATCAGCTGTGATTGGAATATCATGATGAATAGCTAGAGCAGTCAATCCGTTCAAGCGAtccttcaataaaaaaagagacaaaaataaatgtctaattttgtaataaaatttatagatCTTAGAGAAAAGATTAAGATCTTAAAGAAACTTACTTCTTTTGTcgtgcaaaagagccattgtttcgttagctgtgtgacaagtggcgccgtcctgttgaaaccacatatcgtccacatccatatcttccaattcgggccataaaaagttcgttatcacttcacgatagcgaacactattcacagtaactgcctgaccagcctcattttggaaaaaatacggcccaatgatgccgccggcccataaaccgcaccaaacagtcattctttgtgggtgcattgtttttcggcaatcactcttggattatcattcgcccaaatgcggcaattctgcttattgacgaatccactgatgtgaaaatgtgcctcatcactgaagatgattttctttgatatgcattttgatttgaacgcctgttttcataataagcctgaataactttaacgcgttgctcgattgtgtagctttccatggttcaacttgagttagtctgaaattgaaaaatgtcgaatgaAATACCCCTTTAGATAAGAATTTCGTTTTTATTGACAGGTTTAAGTTTCTGCAAATTAGCcaataaagtttttgaaatttcagatATTATATCAAATTCCACCTGAGTTACCATCCAGGGTCGATCCTAGGTATTTGGCGCTACTGGCGTGTGATATACATAATTGCTGagtgtatttttaaaatatgtttaaaaaattaatttccttgaaaaatactagtttaaagttttttgaactccgaaataaattaatataatcaAAAAAGCATTTCTTAACGGataatttgttttgtgttattgtCAGAAGGTAAGGAAAtctatttattgcatttaatttaattgaaagcgAGACGTAAGAGTTTGGACGGgctttctataaatatttattaaaatctcTTTAAATGGTAATAAAATACCAGAACAGCTAAATTCCGATTGGTAAGTTTTTTTATGTAAGTTTTTTCGATGCACAGTATTTCCCGGATATAAGCATGCTTATGAGCGCGAAAAtgaaaattccacgcatatatCCAAAATTTCGATTAAATGGCCATTATGGCGAGACCGAAG
This genomic window contains:
- the LOC129241544 gene encoding uncharacterized protein LOC129241544, whose amino-acid sequence is MPRKSERISTSAKDVKIKVKLSPHNVNPNKVYPTLRPSNASVKIETFKQSKSEKSCHTKPVANKRPRSRREMSGTVEDDEAGPSIRRRKALDENKENDEVKDESAEKKSKFDSIDDKVLDNGKILSKVETTTEPMQDDKQTVHIERKMCIEPQTVASVTEENLDTKKMGQEGFEQQEAGVPKESSATESPNKENRNVHRSASIDKLTTLFSNLYLNSMQRLCMEFPPRCADDLVYCRKQHFQQRFKEMDKPSEARLMQLRCTLKQQRYLSFINLALDMCQRYEFPGEDTFTNLIELILSLNPKTGDVAFIPTYRQSIQLFSYMVRTFPPCWRATHTAYIGFFQRPLDAEKICNNSKGGNRLSKSKKVFDIILDLTEILLTQCTPDELSMLPEPKTPTIGKKIDGGSIVTDTPNSETLDHHKWEERDNRLNTFTALKSDERLERLFIVLRLILQILESDFVMWMLHHYRKNKSWLFYNDSRPLAVFVLGMSEEAHLSALGRQLFQLFAMAVNKGLNINYLKVLERYIALLMVISNTADIEHTVLGVKFPQLGPNTKQIILDFFRKFKDRNLNSSINNYINAIDVLRIPYVRYTFIDQFLQMFGFLYSENFSPEKVFNYMRKKRWLKHKKQAELHAEVGDGGDIVDEISCEQHLSLLLEALKAYCEWHASKEFMQIILNKRNISSLKITTHSLHHTPIACGDLLNLARMEKDILQLEKKLRKTVRVAKPVIDLPLMDICIDQDLRIKYRNDLKYLNALQQKVAEQSVAHSEVDFSAWREFLNDFKVD